The Litchfieldia alkalitelluris genome has a window encoding:
- a CDS encoding sugar ABC transporter substrate-binding protein, with product MKKLLSIFLVLGIVFTLVACGSQDETEGNTDTGNNDAEDTATDFEVVPEEGAELTLWSDGDQQLEWATEVAAKFTEEYGIPVTVEEVTQEEAPERLATDGPSGLAADVFGSTHDRIGRAISAGLVLENFWPEEYQEEFMEGAIQATSFEDVLYGYPAGIETYALYYNADLVKEAPQTWDELINVASELTGDDTYGFMMEPANFYFQYGLVGANGGYVFGDNNTDVTDIGLNNEGSVKALEQFLRIRDEIIPGMKTEDITYDVRTALFNEGKLAFDINGPWAAPGYTSAGVNYKVAPLPTVDGTPQSSFSGTRGFYVNAYTEYPDAASLLAQFITNEENLLRSYEVTGALPPRTELLENETIKENPVSVAFLEQATNAVPMPNVPEMPLIWDPIHAAVTDMWNNKADVQKSLDNAVETIKTAISEQQQ from the coding sequence ATGAAAAAATTATTATCTATTTTCCTAGTGCTTGGAATCGTGTTTACATTAGTAGCTTGTGGATCACAAGATGAAACAGAAGGAAATACTGACACAGGTAACAACGATGCAGAAGACACAGCGACAGACTTTGAAGTAGTTCCTGAAGAAGGAGCAGAGTTAACTTTATGGAGTGATGGTGATCAACAACTTGAGTGGGCTACAGAGGTTGCAGCAAAGTTCACTGAAGAGTATGGCATACCTGTTACAGTTGAGGAAGTAACTCAAGAAGAAGCTCCAGAACGTTTAGCAACAGATGGTCCATCAGGACTTGCAGCAGATGTATTTGGTTCAACACATGACCGTATTGGTAGAGCAATCTCAGCTGGTCTAGTTCTTGAAAACTTCTGGCCAGAAGAGTATCAAGAAGAATTCATGGAGGGTGCTATTCAAGCGACTTCATTTGAGGATGTATTATATGGTTACCCAGCTGGAATTGAAACATATGCATTATATTACAACGCTGATTTAGTAAAAGAAGCTCCACAAACTTGGGATGAGTTAATTAACGTGGCTTCTGAATTAACTGGTGATGATACTTATGGTTTCATGATGGAGCCTGCTAACTTCTACTTCCAATATGGATTAGTTGGAGCTAACGGTGGGTATGTATTTGGTGACAATAACACAGATGTAACAGATATTGGTTTAAATAATGAAGGTTCTGTAAAAGCACTTGAACAATTTTTACGTATTCGTGACGAAATTATCCCTGGTATGAAGACAGAAGATATCACTTATGATGTACGTACAGCTTTATTTAATGAAGGTAAACTTGCATTTGACATTAATGGACCATGGGCAGCACCTGGATATACTAGTGCTGGTGTGAATTACAAAGTAGCTCCACTACCAACAGTTGATGGAACGCCACAATCAAGTTTCTCAGGAACACGTGGATTCTATGTTAATGCTTATACTGAATACCCTGACGCTGCTTCATTATTAGCACAATTCATTACAAATGAAGAAAACCTTTTAAGAAGCTATGAAGTAACTGGTGCACTACCACCAAGAACTGAATTACTTGAAAATGAAACAATTAAGGAAAACCCTGTTTCAGTTGCTTTCTTAGAGCAAGCAACAAATGCAGTACCAATGCCAAACGTTCCTGAAATGCCACTAATTTGGGATCCAATTCATGCTGCTGTAACAGATATGTGGAATAACAAGGCTGATGTTCAAAAATCGTTAGATAACGCAGTTGAAACAATTAAAACAGCTATTTCTGAACAACAACAATAA